CTCCGCCGTTTTCCCACTGTTTTCCTcgcttttttcccgccttctgtacCCCTCCTGCGTACTTTTTCCGCTTTTTGGCCCGCTCGCCTCCCGATGCCAATCGccgtttttcccgctctttttcttGCCACCTTACCCGCcctccgcccgcctcccagctgtctccgcccccccggctaccccttaaatggcggccgctgcgaggcagtggtagcgacccttaacctcagggtaggtcgctcccctgccctcgcggcgccaccttgctcctctgtgcctgctgcctcctgttttgctcgctctgtgactgtccccttgtgtgtctgcctcagtctaacccttttttgcatttctgtatcCCCAAGTGAGAGCCTGCTGAccccgtgtgatcgcgctcccctcttgcctttctgtacccctgagtgcctgttaacccccgtgtgatcgcgctcccctttacttTTTGAACCCCCGAGTGCCTGGTGCCCCTCGTGCCCCCCCCCCGTCCCTCCGCCGTTTTCCCGCTGTTTTCCTcgcttttttcccgccttctgtacCCCTCCTGGGTACTTTTTCCGCTTTTTGGCCCGCTCGCCTCCCAAGGCCAATCGCCGTTTTTCCTGCTCTTTTTCTCGCCACCTTACCCGCcctccacccgcctcccagctgtctccgcccccccggctaccccttaaatggcggccgctgcgaggcagtggtagcgacccttaacctcagggtaggtcgctcccctgccctcgcggcgccaccttgctcctctgtgcctgctgcctcctgttttgctcgctctgtgactgtccccttgtgtgtctgcctcagtctaacccttttttgcatttctgtatcCCCAAGTGAGGGCCTGCTGAccccgtgtgatcgcgctcccctcttgcctttctgtacccctgagtgcctgttaacccccgtgtgatcgcgctcccctttagtttttgtacccccgagtgcctggtGCCCCTCGTGCCCCCCCCGTCCCTCCGCCGTTTTCCCGCTGTTTTCCTcgcttttttcccgccttctgtacCCCTCCTGGGTACTTTTTCCGCTTTTTGGCCCGCTCGCCTCCCGAGGCCAATCGCCGTTTTTCTCGCTCTTTTTCTCGCCACCTTACCCGCcctccgcccgcctcccagctgtctccGCCCCCCctgctaccccttaaatggcggccgctgcgaggccgcgccgctggcgcgccgaaggcgcgcctaaggcaagcccgtctgcgcccgtccgtgcctggaccgcacccagcgcccgaacccctggcccccacgccCCCCGTCTGACCTacaactccgccaccctcgccaacctcaaccccggccgcacgccgggctgctaccgcgccaccccgaaacggacccacggatccttcacctgcaacaactgccgcTTCTCCTGCCATCGGACCCAATCCGCTCCCGCCAATAACAACGCCCCCGGAaacaacctccactgcatcctggtcaacacccgatccgtccacagacacgccatcgaactgtggaaccttatcaactcaacgaacccggacatcgccttcctcaccgagacctggatgaacccctcctcggcacccgacatcgtcatagccatccccgacggctacaaaatcatccggaaagaccgaaCCAACcgcacaggaggaggcatcgccatcgctcacaaaaactccatccgagtcgcaaccgacaccgacaactcgcTCCCCGacaccgaacatctccacttcacaatccacagcgaccccaagaccaccctcagaggcactctcatgtacagaccaccaagCCCCCGCTCCAAGTTcaccgaagacatcgcagacttcgtcaaccctcacgaactctcctccaccgactacatcctcctaggaaacctcaattttcacctagagaacctcaccgacaaccacaccaccgccctcctggacaacctcgccaacctgggactgaatcagcttgtcaacaccccaacccactacgccggacacatgctcgaccccatcttctcctccagcagacacgtcaccttcagccacaccaccgaactcacctggtcggaccacagatgtgtccacttcagcttcaagaagaccaccgtacaccaccacacccagcaacccccaagaagacactggaaccgtatcaccacggaacagctcgcagcaaccctctcccagaaccaacccacctacACCACCGACCccgacgaagccgccaacaacctcaccaactggctcTCCGACTGCgcaaacctcctggcccccctgaagaccccaGCCAgctccaacaaccacaagaaaagttcttggttcacccccgacctcaaagacTCCAAGAAGGAATGCCGCgtccgcgagaagacgtggcgcctcaaccagaccgaagagaacctgtcagctctcaaggaagccacccgccaacaccaccaacacctccgcgccgcacgaaaaaccacctaccggaacagacttgacaacaacgcacacaacagcaaggaactttttggcatcgtcaaagagctctccaacccagaCGCAGAAaaaaactccatccctccatcacaggacctctgcgactccctcgcgacctttttccaccagaagatcaccgacatatacaacagcttcccgaccaccgacacgaacccccacccggaacccaccaacgagatcaccaccatcctcacctggagcccaaccaccaccaagGAGATCACCCGCACCATGAATtcgatccactccggttccccatcggacccctgcccgcaccacatctacaacaaggccgacgacatcatcgcaccgcaccttcgagacgtcatcaacgcctccctcaccgccgccaccttcccggagagctggaaacacgcagagctcaacgccctcctaaagaagcccacagcagaccccaccgatctcaaaaactttcggcccatctctctcctgccgttccccgccaaagtgaatgagaaaattgtcaactct
This portion of the Pleurodeles waltl isolate 20211129_DDA chromosome 12, aPleWal1.hap1.20221129, whole genome shotgun sequence genome encodes:
- the LOC138267041 gene encoding uncharacterized protein, with the protein product MAGEAAVVAGEGSVGPFRGGAVAARRAAGVEVGEGGGVVGQTGGVGARGSGAGCGPGTDGRRRACLRRAFGAPAARPRSGRHLRGSRGGGDSWEAGGGRVRWREKEREKRRLASGGERAKKRKKYPGGVQKAGKKRGKQRENGGGTGGARGAPGTRGYKN